The genomic region ttgtcTCTAGTTGTACCTCAGCCTTTTGGCTTTGTTCAAGTAATAAATTTTCACCTTTgctgataaaaaaaaaattacaatcacTTCCGGGGCAAAgtcagaaaaaaattttaggagtcgaaattaaattgtctatatctatataatttttgaaggattaaatcaaaattttctatttttaagggggccaaagtaaaattttacctttattaatttaaaatttttaaaaatgtaaatattcaaaataacaaaatttctattttagaggGGTTGGGACCCTACCAGCCCTCCTAAATCCGATCAGTTTCCCCTATAGCatgtataatatattaataaaatataagataaaataagattatatgaaataaatctTTGAcgtaatttcaatataatttttataattcaaaaatttgattGCTTGATCGGATTCGATTCAATCTTtagaatatattattttaaatagatttatcTTGATAGATAAATTATCATAGTTCCACAATATCAACATGattcataactcaaaatttttttttaaaattgtccATCTCCTTACCGCAGTATTGACTATAATGGTCACTACTATTGGCACTGCATAAACTACCTTGAATAAGCTTGCCTGGAATGAGGTGACTTGTTATTTTGGAACACTGATAAAGTTTATCTGcaaaaccatttttaataaaaagaagaacaaTCAACGTGTAATTAAAACCGCCGAATAAgaacaaaagcaaaaggcaaaaCTATGCAATaggaattgaaagtaaattagttaattaagaCTAAAGAAAGAAATCGGCATATAATTACCAAAAAgtaaaagcaaaagcaaaaggaTTCGTGGAATTGGAGTAACAAAATTGCACAAGACTAACTAATCATTAAAGAAAGACCTTGACTACTGAAATAATGACTTAAAAAGTTATGTCTCCATTGTCAAAAGGGAAATTACATGACAGAACACCTGCTCACACTAGCCATTACCTTTTAAGATTTGCACTGGCATTTCCATGATTTTCTTTTAGTTCAGTATTaagatatatttttctttttttatccaaataatataaaaaataattaattataaaaatggtatgaaaatagaataattataaaaatagatatttgtTATAGTGTTTTGACGGTGTCACTTGACATATTGGTGGCACCAGATTGAAAtgtaataacttaaaatattcaaagaCCTAATAcgtaaattttctattttgattggCTTCTAAAAAGAAAGGGTTTAAGGGTGGCGCGTGAAAGTGTGGCGGCACCTAACTTTAAATAGAGTAAATTGCTTTATAAatcctccttatttattattttcttttattccccttcaacacCAAAAATCGAAAGGCCTCTTACCAATTAGTTCAAAAAGTTTTTTTCTACcgaaaagtattttaaaaaaaagccgATTCcaactaaaaataagttttatttatttttcgaaaaataatttttctcttCAAATTATGTTTGGCATAACAATTAACGGTATTCATAATAGTTTTCTTTTGCTCACGTTATATTTGGAAACTATAAATTCAACtaatagttataatttatacataataagagttttctaaagtttttataattataattttatacccTGAATATTTTACGTCATCATATTTCAGTTTGATGCTGTCAATATGTCAGACGGCACCCTCAAAACACTAAAACAAATGtctattttggtaattaattatttttatattatttatgtaaaagagcagatatatttattaattttcaaatgtattttgatttttatattaaaaaatgagtaaattagtccttgtatgttagatcaaaaaATAATGTggtccttttattaaaattttcatcaatttttactgttaaaaattagtttttgtaTGTCAACATGAGATACACGTGGTATGCCACATGGCATTCTCTGATTATTCTGTCAACTGCACTAGTTTTTAATGGTacaaaaggatgaaattttttaaagaaatgaccactttgctctttgatctaatgcaGAGGGATTAATTTATCCTTTTTCTAAATAGAATgagcaaaatgtaatttaactattagtacaaaaatttctataatatttttaccaaaaaattgTGTTACAAAATAACAAATGAACCTTGGTTATGACATTTAATCAGTAGAGTAAATAGTTTGATTGTATTCATCTtttgaatttaaagttttaatgatGTTCTGAAAGATTTGACCACTGATTTGCAGagttggcaaaaaaaaaaattaatttcgaaAAATTATTGGAAATTTGTTTTGAGTTCAAGGTTCCCTtaatccaataaaaataaattctacttccaaaaaaaatccaattgtTTCAAAGATACAAGTGGGCTTGGTTAATCTCCAACCATGACGTCCCTATTGTAAAcaactgaaaagaaaattttaagtcaaAGCCAACCAGAGCCAAGCTACGAGTCGTCAATAAGTCATATGTGTAGACAATTACAGCCAAATGCTTGGAAGAAAACCTCATTGGTTTTCtatatatatgattgaattttgTAAGAAAAATTAACTATACAAAACCAATAGTAGAGCAAGTCTAACCACAAATTTCGCCACTTGGAGCATACTTCTGATCAAATTGTTGCACTTCCACAAATTCTGATGGGAAACGTCACTCGGTTCATTCTGGCTCTTATGATGGTGATGCTGTTACCTCATTTTGTGGTTTCATTCTCTATCAAAACAACAACCAATATCAACACAGATCAGTCAGCTCTTTTGGCACTAAAAGCCTATATTGTTAGCGATCCTCAAAAGATGTTGAAAACCAATTGGTCTACTGCTACCTCAGTTTGTAATTGGATTGGTGTCACTTGCGGATCCCGACACCAAAGAGTCATAGCTCTTAATCTTTCCAGCATGCTTCTCACTGGCACTATACCATCTCAAATTGGGAATCTATCTTTTCTTACCTCACTTGACCTGATGAACAACTCTTTTTATGGCTCTTTACCGGATCAGTTTACTAATTTGCATCGATTGAAACATATAGACTTATCTTGGAACAATTTCTGCGGAGAAATCCCATATTCCTTCCCTAAACTTCAATACTTGTCTTTGAGAAATAACATTTTTGCAGGTGAAATCCGATCAGATATGTTTGAACATCTACCTAGATTGCAAGTGCTTTCCTTGACCCTCAACAAGCTCTCTTCGGAAATTCCAATGGGTTTATTCAAGTGCAAAGAATTACAGGTTATAGATTTCGGATATAATAGGATGATGGGAGGGATTCTACCAAAAGAAATAGGAAACTTGACAATGCTTAGGATTCTACGTCTTGGCGGCAACATGTTCGAAGGTAAAGGGATAGCAATTGGATGGTATAGTAGTTTTTTATTGTCGAGTGCAaggtaacaaaaaaaaacttttttaaaaagaattttcatgCGTTTCATCAATCATGATAGCGCCAAAGTcctcaattcataattttaatgattgtgattaattttaaaaatcaaaaatatttttaatgttttattaaaagaagCAAATATGGTTATTGGCTTAAACATTAATGTGATATTTTAAGGAACatcaatttatatgtttaattgttacatgttttaattattaaaattctaaaaaaaacttagaatttctttctcttttttttttaacttcaaaaacaaattattatcaaatttgaaaaacaaagaaTTCATTATTTGTTAGAAGTAAAAGCAATAATCAAATTACCCAAAATAATTA from Gossypium raimondii isolate GPD5lz chromosome 1, ASM2569854v1, whole genome shotgun sequence harbors:
- the LOC105778091 gene encoding leucine-rich repeat receptor protein kinase EMS1 — protein: MGNVTRFILALMMVMLLPHFVVSFSIKTTTNINTDQSALLALKAYIVSDPQKMLKTNWSTATSVCNWIGVTCGSRHQRVIALNLSSMLLTGTIPSQIGNLSFLTSLDLMNNSFYGSLPDQFTNLHRLKHIDLSWNNFCGEIPYSFPKLQYLSLRNNIFAGEIRSDMFEHLPRLQVLSLTLNKLSSEIPMGLFKCKELQVIDFGYNRMMGGILPKEIGNLTMLRILRLGGNMFEGVIPYQIGDLLNLEELSLCNTLLKGHIPPSISNLTRLTILDLSTNSLTGVIPHQIGNLLNLEELILYSNMLKGPLPSFISNLTRLTTFDLSHNSLSGQIPSGLFERLPKLQRLDLGGNKLSGKIPLGLFNCKELQSLILDSNRLEEILPKEIGNLTMSMLEALDLHNNLLKGKRKTGGCYFS